The stretch of DNA CAGATCGCCAAAGTGTTCCCGTTCGAAGAGATCGTCGAAGCGACCCGCTTCCTCGAGTCCAACGCGCAGTTCGGCAAGATCGTGGTCAAGCTGTAAAAGCCACACTGGCGTAATTATGCGTCCGGAAGCCCCGCGTGCTGCGGGGCTTTTGTCGTACAGGATTCGACGCTACGTGCTTATTTCCCGATTACTCAAGCCAGGTGCGGTCGATGGCGAGAAAGTGCTGCTGAAGCCAGTCCGAGAATGCACGCAGCGGCGGGGGAACATGCGACCGGCTGGGATAAACCAGCGAGACGGGGCGCGGGGCGGGACGAAATTCCGTCAGGACCTCCACCAGCGTCCCATCGCGAAGGTACCGATCCACCAGAATTCCCGGTACTTGAATCAAACCGAAGCCTGAGCGGGCGCACTGGACATAGGCCGATGCATCGTTCACCAGCATCGAGCTGTCGGGCAGCAGCGAGCTGCTGATCCCATCCTGGAGGAAGTGCCATGGCAGCGTGCGTTTGCTGATCCCGGACAGGAAATTGACGCATGCATGTTGCGCGAGACAGTCCGGTTGATCGAGCGAGGCCGCTTTCTCGAGATAGGCCGGCGCTGCGCAGGTGATCATCACGAGCGCACCCAGGCGGCGGGCCACCAGGCTTGAACTCGGCAGTTCGCCGATGCGCAGCACGCAATCCACTCCTTCGGCGATGAGGTCGACCGAGCGATCGCTCACTCCCAACGTGATCGATAACTTGGGATATGCATTGCGGAACTGGCTGAGCGAAGCCATGAAGCCCTCTACGGCAAACGCCGAAGGAATATCGATCCGGAGCCGTCCGCTTACGGCGTCCCCCGGAGCCTGAAACATTGCCACGGCTTCCTCGACGCCGCCAAGAATCTCTTCAACCTTGGCCAGGAACGCCTTGCCCTCGGCAGTCAGGCTGACCTTGCGTGTCGTTCTCTGAAACAGTCGTACTTCCAGCGATGCTTCTAGCTGGTTGATGGCCAACGTGACTTGCGGCCGGCCGATCTGCAGGGACTCGGCGGCCTTGGTGAAGCTTTGCAGCTGTGCGACCTTTGAGAACAGACGCATTGATTGAAAGAGCTCCATCGGCACCTCTACTTAATTGCTTGCATTGCCAGAGCGATGCGGCCGACACAGAAAGCGCGGCATCAGTCTTCGTCCGGAGGCGATATCGCGTCTCCGGACGCGGCCCTGTTACGTTCAACCGCGTCCAGTAGCGCAGCGTTTGCTTCCGCCCAATCGTAAAGCGTCAGCAAGGGTTCGACGAATTTCTGTCCCAGCTCCGTCAGCGAATACTCGACCGCCGGCGGCACGACCTGGTGCACCTTGCGCGCGACGAGCTGGTCTCCCTCCAGTTCCCGCAGGGTCTGAGTGAGCATCTTTTTGGAGATCCCCGGCATGCTGCGCTGTAGCTGTCCAGTGCGCAGCGGGCCGAAACTGAGCACGTAGATCACCATTGACGTCCACTTCGGCGTGAGCAGCATGTGGATACGCCGCGGCAGACACGTTTCGCTGACGACAAGCGGGTCGAGCGGTCGGCGGACGGTAGGAGTGATCATGGTTACCTTTTGGTGCCTATGGTTCGGAAAAGTGCCTAATTTACTTGTGGAGCCTTATGGATCAATATTACTCCACAACTCGTTTTATTCCCAAGAACCGTTTGTTAAAGGAAGTCCAACAATGACCACCCAAACCATGCGCGCGCTCGTACTGAACGATTACGCCGACGGACAATTCAGCGACACGCAGGTACTACGCCCCGCTCCCGGCGCGGGCGAAGTCCTGGTGCAGATCTTCGCCAGCGGCGTCAATCCGATCGACTACAAGATCCGGACGGGTGCAGCCCCGTACGCAGAGCCGGAGCTGCCGGCCATCCTCGGCACCGACCTTGCCGGCGTCGTCGCCGAAGTCGGCGCCGGTGTCACCGACTTCAAGGTCGGTGACGAGGTATACGGCTTGACCGGCGGTGTACGCGGCATCCCGGGCACCCTCGCCGAGTTCGCGGCGGTGGACGCACGCCTGCTGGCGCCAAAGCCGAAGAACCTCAGCATGCGCGAGGCTGCAGCACTGCCTCTCGTGTTCCTGACAGCGTGGGAAGGCCTGGTCGATCGGGCGCACGTGCGCGCTGGCCAGCGTGTGCTGATCCAGGGAGGCGCCGGCGGCGTCGGCCACGTAGCGGTCCAGATCGCGCGCGCGTTTGACGCCGATGTCTACGCCACCGCCTCAAGCGGCAAGCACGACGTCATCCGGGGCTACGGCGCTACGCCCATCGACTACCGCACGGCCAAGGTGGCCGACTACGTCGCGCAGCATGCGGACGGTGTTGGCTTCGACGTCGTCTACGATACGGTTGGTGGACAGACGCTCGACGACTCGCTCGTCGCCGCCAAGCCCTACGGTCACGTGCTCAGCTGCTACGCGTTCGGCGAAACCAATCTCGCTCCAGGTTCGCTGCGCTGCGTGACGCTGTCGGGCATCTTCGTGCTGCTGCCGATGCTCAGTGGAGAAGGCCGTGCCCATCATGGCGAGATCTTGCGCGAAGCAACCCGTCTGGCTGAAGAAGGCAAGCTCAAGCCGCTGGTCGACGAAAAGCGCTACACGCTGTCGGATGCCCACGCCGC from Massilia varians encodes:
- a CDS encoding LysR family transcriptional regulator, with translation MELFQSMRLFSKVAQLQSFTKAAESLQIGRPQVTLAINQLEASLEVRLFQRTTRKVSLTAEGKAFLAKVEEILGGVEEAVAMFQAPGDAVSGRLRIDIPSAFAVEGFMASLSQFRNAYPKLSITLGVSDRSVDLIAEGVDCVLRIGELPSSSLVARRLGALVMITCAAPAYLEKAASLDQPDCLAQHACVNFLSGISKRTLPWHFLQDGISSSLLPDSSMLVNDASAYVQCARSGFGLIQVPGILVDRYLRDGTLVEVLTEFRPAPRPVSLVYPSRSHVPPPLRAFSDWLQQHFLAIDRTWLE
- a CDS encoding winged helix-turn-helix transcriptional regulator, translating into MITPTVRRPLDPLVVSETCLPRRIHMLLTPKWTSMVIYVLSFGPLRTGQLQRSMPGISKKMLTQTLRELEGDQLVARKVHQVVPPAVEYSLTELGQKFVEPLLTLYDWAEANAALLDAVERNRAASGDAISPPDED
- a CDS encoding zinc-dependent alcohol dehydrogenase family protein, producing the protein MTTQTMRALVLNDYADGQFSDTQVLRPAPGAGEVLVQIFASGVNPIDYKIRTGAAPYAEPELPAILGTDLAGVVAEVGAGVTDFKVGDEVYGLTGGVRGIPGTLAEFAAVDARLLAPKPKNLSMREAAALPLVFLTAWEGLVDRAHVRAGQRVLIQGGAGGVGHVAVQIARAFDADVYATASSGKHDVIRGYGATPIDYRTAKVADYVAQHADGVGFDVVYDTVGGQTLDDSLVAAKPYGHVLSCYAFGETNLAPGSLRCVTLSGIFVLLPMLSGEGRAHHGEILREATRLAEEGKLKPLVDEKRYTLSDAHAAHDAQEAGKALGKIVIDVAS